The genomic stretch AATTTACTCCCAAATATTTTTGACTAGAGAGACTTAAATAGTTAATAGCTTTTAATAAATCATCTACATAAACTTGGTTTAAATCGACACATATCATACCCATTTGTTGAGGATTAAAGTTATGACCAAAAAGAGTATTTTTATCGTATTGTGCTTCACGAAAATAGGTTTTATTAATAATAACAGAACTAAGACAAGTTCCCATAATACTGGACTCTCCCAAATAAGTCTTGGTTAAATTTGCGCCTGTAAGAAAAGCATTATTCAATTCTGCTTTTCGCATATTGGCACAGGACAAATTAGAGTTATTTAAAGAGGCTTGAGTAAAATTAGCAGAACTTAAATATGCCTTTTCTAAATTAGCATTATTAAGATGGGCTTGACGAAAATTGACTTTTTTTCCATGAACATTGGAAAGGTTAGCCTGATGAAGTTTAGAATAACTTAAATCTGTATCATCTAAAATAGCATTACTCAAATTAGCACCTTTTAAATTAGCACCTTTTAAGTTACATTTACTTAAATTCGCACTTTCTAAATTAGCATTTTCTAAGTTAGCAAAACTTAAATCACTATTTTTTAAATTTACTCCAACTAAATTAATTCCTTGAAGACTAGCTTTTGACCAGTTATGAGTGTTAAAATTTCTTTCACCTAAGAGATAACGCTGATTTATTTCTGTTATTAAGTTACTCATAGGTTTCACCTCAATTTCATTTTTTTTATTTTACTCATTTAAAATTTACATAACAATTGTGTAGATTTTGTGGAGAAAGAAAGTATTTGTTACAATCCTTCATAATAAAAATGCCATAATGTCAACAGACGAAATTTTTATTGTTGTAATAAATCGAGTAATTCTCTTAGAGTTTCTGAGGAAACATTAAGTTTTGGATTTAGTTTTAAAGTTTTAGCTAGTTGGGAGAGTAAATATAATTGTTGATTAGGGTTAAGGGTAAAAGTTACTTCTATTTTTTGCTCATGATTTCTCAGGAGAATGAGATGATTTTTCCCCGATGGATTGCTAACAATTTCTACTTCTGCTAAAGAAAGAATAGGATACTGGATAGTATTAAGAGTAAAACGAATAATAATATTAGATTGGGATTGTAGATAAATATCTAATTGTTGATAATCAGCATCTAATTCTATTTTTTGAGGAGTATAACCAAATTCTTTTTCTTCTCCTTGCTTTTTGCCATAGATAGTGATGCCTCTAACTTGGGGAGATTCTAGGGTAAATTCTTCGTCAAACCGTTGACTTTTCCAATCAATATCGTTAGTACTTCCGTTCTCAGAAATTACTCTTTGAGCTAATTTTACCGGTTTTTTGTCAAGGGTTGACCACCATTGGCTAATTAGTTGTAAATTTGTTTGGTTATCAATATTTTCGCTTTTTGTCTGCCAAGTGATTTTTTTATTCATAAATTTTAATTTAATATAGTAAATCCAATCTCAACTCTAAAAAAGCTATAGTGTCGGATTAGGCTACCCGTAACAATAGCTAAGAATAGTTAAGTTTTTATCCTCCGCCTACGATGGTAACAACTTCTAATCGATCGCCTTGATGAATAATAGTAGAATCCCAATATTGACGATGGAGTATTTCTCCATTGTATTCTAAGGCAATTAAACGAGGGTTAAAATCCAAAGATTTTAATAAATTCGGTAAAAAAATATTAGCAGCACATTTTGTTACTTCACCATTAACAGTAATATTTATAAAGTTTTGAGTCATGATCGGCAATAAATGATTGAATAGGTTTACTTAAAAAATTTTTTCCTGAAGAGATGGTGTCGGTTAGTTTAAGAGGGGGGGGAAACCTAAATAACAGTTGACAGTTGATAATTCTCAATTGATTTTATCTATTAAGTACTAATGTTCTGATAAAAGATCTCAGTCTAAGGAATTTTGAGAAATAATAAACAACTTTCCGTTATCTTCTATTCTAATTAAACTAAAACTTCAAAAGCGACTCCTTCTAATTGAAATTGAGGGAAATTAGCTAAAATGCTGTTTTTTTCTTCTTCTCCCACAAAAATATAAGTACCTGGTTGTTGGGTATTATGAAAACGGTAAATATCGACTCCTCGATTAGCATTTTTATCATAGGCGTAAAATGCTTCTCCCTCCTCGATAAACTGAGGAAAATTTTCCCTTATTTGTTGACTTTCTGCTTCTCCGGCATAGAGATAAGTACCTGAAACGGCACTGTTTCTAAAACGATTAAAGACAATTAAGTCATCATCTTCCGTTTGACTAATATTGAAGGCATAGCCTTCTTCTTTAAATTGCGGGAAATTGTTGATCACATTTTGTCTTTCTACTTCATCAACAAATAAATATGTACCTAGTCGATCGAGATTTTGAAAACGATACAAAGGATTGTTAAGATTATCGATAACGGAAACTCTTAGAGTATT from Geminocystis sp. NIES-3709 encodes the following:
- a CDS encoding pentapeptide repeat-containing protein, which gives rise to MSNLITEINQRYLLGERNFNTHNWSKASLQGINLVGVNLKNSDLSFANLENANLESANLSKCNLKGANLKGANLSNAILDDTDLSYSKLHQANLSNVHGKKVNFRQAHLNNANLEKAYLSSANFTQASLNNSNLSCANMRKAELNNAFLTGANLTKTYLGESSIMGTCLSSVIINKTYFREAQYDKNTLFGHNFNPQQMGMICVDLNQVYVDDLLKAINYLSLSSQKYLGVNLVTKYWLSCKPQNEWLNRFQINNEGKVIYLGLKTDLLNDFQLKWYHQWVKEYFNSCSIIIRNFPQLIESDLASSPYELHLPFAA
- the thiS gene encoding sulfur carrier protein ThiS, translating into MTQNFINITVNGEVTKCAANIFLPNLLKSLDFNPRLIALEYNGEILHRQYWDSTIIHQGDRLEVVTIVGGG